From a single Cryptococcus neoformans var. neoformans B-3501A chromosome 3, whole genome shotgun sequence genomic region:
- a CDS encoding hypothetical protein (HMMPfam hit to Exonuc_X-T, Exonuclease, score: 110.8, E(): 3.3e-30), whose product MDKKKAPGQTVASSNWLQLQSTLSTITKEKDVSNSKAHNSRSSQSPSSSLRSSSRIQRKSKHSQGVGQYMGRVEVASTAKTTVSQLRKGKVISNEPCILLEAFSDSPLLHELRHMVLGNHLLSESQKEPGQYLAIDCEMVGVGPNGMENTLARVSIVNYHGAVILDTFVQPREPVTDYRTWISGVKQSDLLGAPQFDEVNKQVANLLHDKILIGHAIDNDLKVLMLTHPGPLTRDTQKYKPLQEIAKNKRPGLKKLSELLLGVQIQTGAHSSVVDARVAMALYRLHKKEWERSVWRQTEAYRSISSVNKPEHVLGKRGHDEKEAEDGEETAGESKRKNRKKSGNGGGRQQFPGGGRKGISSGLDVIVRRNGQRVDENGRGDGTSRRKAGRGEISTFTGGESWWEQPAA is encoded by the exons ATGGACAAG AAGAAAGCTCCAGGGCAAACCGTCGCGAGCTCTAACTGGCTTCAGCTACAGAGT ACCTTATCCACCATTACCAAGGAAAAAGATGTGTCAAATTCCAAAGCCCACAATTCGCGGAGCTCTCAAAGTCCATCGAGCAGCCTCAGGAGCTCCTCCAGAATACAACGCAAGAGTAAGCATTCTCAGGGGGTCGGGCAATACATGGGACGAGTCGAGGTTGCTTCCACGGCCAAAACGACTGTATC CCAGttgaggaaagggaaagtCATCTCCAATGAACCATGTATCCTTTTAGAGGCATTTTCGGATTCTCCGTTATTGCACGAGCTTAGACATATGGTCCTGGGCAATCACCTTTTGTCAGAAAGTCAAAAAGA GCCAGGACAATA CCTCGCCATCGATTGTGAAATGGTTGGTGTCGGACCCAATGGCATGGAAAACACCCTCGCCCGAGTCTCCATTGTCAATTATCACGGCGCGGTCATTCTGGATACATTTGTGCAACCCCGTGAACCCGTTACCGATTACCGTACATGGATCTCTGGAGTCAAGCAGTCCGATTTGTTGGGAGCGCCGCAGTTTGATGAGGTAAATAAGCAGGTGGCAAATCTACTGCATGATAAGATCTTGATTGGGCATGCTATAGATAATGATCTGAAG GTCTTGATGTTGACTCATCCTGGGCCCCTCACTAGAGACACTCAAAAATATAAGCCCCTGCAAGAAATTGCCAAAAATAAGAGACCAGGCTTGAAGAAACTGTCAGAGTTACTGCTTGGAGTTCAGATTCAGACAGGAGCTCATAGTTCT GTCGTTGATGCACGAGTGGCCATGGCCTTATACCGACTACACAAAAAAGAATGGGAACGGTCTGTCTGGCGTCAAACAGAGGCATACCGGAGTATTTCTTCCGTCAACAAACCTGAGCATGTCCTAGGCAAGCGTGGGCatgatgaaaaagaagctgaggatggagaagaaactGCGGGAGAAAGCAAGCGGAAGAATAGGAAGAAAAGTGGTAATGGCGGTGGCCGCCAACAGTTCCCTGGTGgtgggagaaaagggatCAGTAGTGGTTTAGATGTCATTGTGAGGAGGAATGGGCAAAGGGTGGATGAGAATGGGAGAGGGGATGGAACCAGTCGCAGGAAGGCTGGCAGGGGGGAAATATCGACTTTTACTGGAGGTGAAAGTTGGTGGGAGCAGCCAGCGGCATGA
- a CDS encoding hypothetical protein (HMMPfam hit to DUF1000, Domain of Unknown Function (DUF1000), score: 65.1, E(): 1.8e-16) encodes MSCADDLTTDDLTGSVTTEVLERASAGEGATTNLWSHIDRDNVTGLNLENPSSAPSVIKTWDDRLDQEQYVESGVDDDLIIHIPFVTSVRLRTLCILPPAPDHPHRSTRLRLYANQPHCPDFGDLELMTPIMDIDTSQPPAGIRRLPDGRRDVEEWPLKVQKLANVFSVTLLFTEASTSQRSQVYFIGLKGVPPKHTMDMSKLGTVPTEKSADQSVDGVAQKQTNHNTTTTR; translated from the exons ATGAGCTGCGCAGACGATCTCACAACAGACGATCTGACAGGGAGCGTCACTACTGAAGTACTGGAGCGAGCGTCTGCTGGCGAAGGGGCAACGACTAACCTTTGGAGTCATATTGACCGGGACAA CGTTACAGGCTTGAACCTTGAGAATCCATCTTCGGCTCCTTCTGTCATCAAAACGTGGGATGATAGGCTGGATCAGGAGCAATATGTGGAATCTGGCGTAGACGACGAT CTGATCATTCACATTCCATTCGTGACTTCTGTCCGCCTGCGAACACTTTGCATACTGCCCCCGGCACCTGACCACCCACACAGATCAACCCGTCTTCGTCTCTATGCTAATCAGCCTCACTGTCCGGACTTTGGTGACTTAGAATTGATGACACCTATAATGGACATCGATACCTCTCAACCGCCTGCTGGCATAAGAAGGCTTCCtgatgggagaagagacgtTGAAGAGTGGCCTCTAAAAGTGCAAAAACTGGCGAATGTTTTTAGTGTAACTCTGTTATTT ACCGAAGCATCCACGTCTCAACGCTCGCAAGTGTACTTTATTGGCTTAAAGGGAGTGCCCCCCAAGCACACAATGGATATGTCAAAGCTGGGCACGGTACCCACAGAAAAGTCGGCCGATCAGTCTGTAGATGGAGTGGCGCAAAAGCAAACCAATCATAACACCACAACAACGCGATAG
- a CDS encoding hypothetical protein (HMMPfam hit to Peptidase_S10, Serine carboxypeptidase, score: 283.0, E(): 4.7e-82): MATQFLNAPFVEMWYKLISVALLALTSGSIVDNAPDFSALISRKPSALAAQKEARKGLVERGTLGHNQLFARDSSDRKFYNNKTSEFFIESLPDIPYDLGEIYSGLIPIDYSNQSEALFFVFQPKLGEPSEDITIWLNGGPGCSSLGGWLQENGLWTWKSGTLQPALNPYSWVNLTNMLWVEQPIGTGFSTGTPKATTQEETAQDFIKWFKNFQDVFGISNYKIFVSGESYAGRYVPYISAAMLDEQNTTYYNLSGALIYDPVIGEFDVVQRQMTTYPLVEANSNMFNFNATVMAELKQYHESCGFKDYIDKYLQFPPPEKQPPMLFNRSDNASLMCDLFDGVMYLEIQVNPCFNVYEVNSMCPLLWDVLGMPTGFNYAPGPVYLNRSDVKAAMHAPQNIDWAKCSPDPVYVGGYAGPEWQGDLSADPIQKVLPQVIEATNRVLVSNGDYDMAIITNGTLLSIQNMTWNGQLGFQSAPYEEVYIDIIDTQWSAIYEANGLPGFPGPQTTMGIQHYERGLMWVETFQAGHMQPQYQPRMAYRHLQWLLGHVDKI; the protein is encoded by the exons ATGGCTACTCAATTCCTCAATGCTCCCTTCGTAGAGATGTGGTATAAACTGATATCGGTCGCCCTACTAGCCTTAACCAGTGGTTCAATTGTCGACAATGCACCAGACTTCAGCGCACTAATCAGTCGAAAGCCCTCTGCATTGGCTGCACAGAAGGAGGCTAGAAAGGGACTCGTGGAAAGAGGAACCCTAGGCCACAATCAGCTTTTTGCAAGAGATTCGTCAGATAGAAAGTTttacaacaacaagacATCAG AATTCTTCATTGAATCCCTTCCAGATATCCCCTATGACTTGGGAGAAATATATAGTGGCCTCATACCCATCGATTACAGCAACCAGTCTGAAGCCCTATTCTTTGTCTTCCAGCCCAAGCTCGGTGAACCTTCTGAAGACATCACAATCTGGCTCAATGGTGGACCTGGCTGCAGCTCTCTTGGTGGATGGTTACAGGAGAACGGCCTTTGGACTTGGAAGTCTGGTACTCTACAACCTGCTCTCAATCCATACTCGTGGGTGAACCTGACCAACATGCTTTG GGTGGAGCAACCTATAGGCACTGGCTTCTCTACGGGTACCCCCAAAGCCACCACACAAGAAGAGACTGCACAGGACTTTATCAAATGGTTCAAGAACTTCCAAGACGTCTTCGGTATCAGTAACTACAAGATATTTGTTTCCGGTGAATCGTACGCTGGGAGATACGTGCCTTATATCAGCGCCGCCATGCTGGATGAGCAAAATACGACCTATTACAATCTTTCTG GGGCTCTCATATACGACCCCGTCATCGGCGAATTTGATGTAGTGCAGCGACAAATGACAACCTACCCTCTTGTCGAAGCCAACTCCAATATGTTCAATTTCAACGCCACTGTTATGGCCGAGCTGAAGCAGTATCACGAGAGTTGTGGTTTCAAGGATTATATTGACAAATACCTTCAATTCCCCCCACCTGAAAAACAACCACCTATGCTTTTTAACAGAAGCGACAACGCCAGTCTCATGTGCGATCTATTTGATGGTGTGATGTACCTGGAGATTCAAGTGAACCCATGTTTCAACGTCTATGAGGTT AACAGTATGTGTCCCTTGCTATGGGATGTTCTTGGAATGCCCACTGGATTTAACTACGCTCCCGGACCTGTCTACTTAAACAGGTCCGACGTCAAAGCTGCTATGCACGCACCTCAAAACATTGACTGGGCCAAGTGTTCCCCAGACCCGGTATATGTAGGAGGTTACGCTGGACCGGAGTGGCAAGGCGACCTTTCGGCGGATCCTATACAAAAGGTCTTGCCGCAGGTAATCGAGGCCACAAACAGAGTACTGGTTTCGAATGGGGATTATG ATATGGCCATCATTACCAATGgtactcttctttccattcaAAATATGACTTGGAACGGCCAGCTTGGATTCCAGTCCGCCCCATATGAGGAAGTCTACATTGACATTATTGACACGCAATGGTCTGCCATCTATGAGGCTAACGGTCTACCTGGTTTCCCCGGGCCCCAGACCACCATGGGCATTCAG CATTATGAGCGCGGTCTCATGTGGGTCGAGACCTTCCAAGCTGGTCATATGCAACCTCAATACCAGCCTAGAATGGCTTATAGGCATTTGCAATGGCTCCTCGGCCATGTGGACAAGATTTAG
- a CDS encoding hypothetical protein (Match to ESTs gb|CF192593.1|CF192593, gb|CF192304.1|CF192304, gb|CF192592.1|CF192592), whose product MFGLRAWPTPVVKPLWPFMISAVITTAGIWAVQEKAVSTPDALKDPKNPFAASKAKQNAH is encoded by the exons ATGTTCGGTCTCCGCGCTTGGCCCACTCCT GTCGTTAAGCCTCTCTGGCCCTTCATGATTTCCGCCGtcatcaccaccgccgGTATCTGGGCTGTCCAGGAGAAGGCCGTCAGTA CCCCTGACGCCCTTAAGGACCCCAAGAACCCTTTTG CTGCTTCCAAAGCCAAGCAGAACGCCCACTAG
- a CDS encoding hypothetical protein (HMMPfam hit to Pkinase, Protein kinase domain, score: 189.4, E(): 7.2e-54), which yields MSSGIKRHYHDDAFSASGRSDKSQGSDRKKPRDWREAFLDDSPRGEHGRERERDRERPRGSERNYDRERQYGDRRGSYDDRRGERYNEKRQGNGEHRSGQRDRKDYREREPVKGDYSRRYGDRNDRHRDDRNDYRRDVRYKERERAESRRSPPTTQSGQLGSSRPLSPPPSRPPQRTSSRPLNSPQGIPMGKLAAPSPGFKPSPRSPVRVESHQKSSMSRFFDAEPEKSETGPAPSKAIDLPVDPEPIVVEEEQDPAKLLEERKRKREEIMAKFKTTGGKTSVPVSPKIAINDVTGGPGMESVTSGGTRTGWQTGIQSGRTTATDQGATPLLKQLGTSSSNPTPIPTHEPSLASTPLGRDFDLSKQASTTNDVTIPIETKVEGVGADMTVSAADYDPTREGLVDHSKRQKDLGIINSQAKEIAEGVGEPVLVEDDEPKEDEYEEVEIEVEDDEDDEFDMFAAFGGEEKEKKMKKVVVRRLKNGGEGAKQDIIKKPASTIAPEVVDNVDDSDGYYRITPGEILDNGRYQVTITLGKGMFSAVVKAKVLKAFGQERRQDVVGKEVAIKVVRSQESMYISGRKESQILQKLNDADPEDKKHILRLERTFEHRGHLCIVTESLSMNLRDVIKRFGKDVGLNMRAVRAYAHQLFLALSLMRKCGIVHADVKPDNILVTENKTTLKVCDLGSAAEITEGEITPYLVSRFYRAPEIILGLPYDTAIDMWSIGCTLYELYTGKILFPGRSNNHMLLLMMELKGKINHRMIKKAAFGTMHFDESLNFISIEKDKITGPQDVAKTMVINSASKDLRSRLVPPSSVQLKMKDDELKQLLSLVDLLDKCLQLDPAKRLTPRDALLHPFVAGP from the exons ATGTCTTCAGGTATCAAACGTCATTATCACGACGACGCCTTCTCGGCAAGCGGAAGGAGCGATAAATCCCAAGGAAGTGAtaggaagaagccaaggGACTGGAGAGAGGCTTTCCTGGATGATTCACCTAGGGGAGAGCATGGTCGTGAGAGGGAACGGGACCGAGAGAGGCCGAGAGGTTCTGAGCGAAACTACGATAGAGAGCGACAGTATGGGGACAGACGGGGATCTTACGATGACAGGCGCGGTGAAAGATACAATGAGAAAAGGCAGGGAAATGGCGAGCATCGCTCTGGTCAAAGGGACCGAAAGGATTATCGTGAACGTGAGCCCGTGAAGGGAGATTATTCTCGACGATATGGTGACCGAAATGATCGTCATAGGGACGATCGCAATGATTACAGGCGAGATGTAAGGTacaaagagagagagagagccGA GTCCCGTAGGTCGCCTCCAACAACTCAATCTGGCCAACTAGGATCTTCGCGGCCGCTCAGCCCCCCGCCATCTAGACCTCCCCAAAGGACATCATCGAGGCCATTAAACTCACCGCAAGGGATCCCAATGGGTAAATTGGCAGCTCCATCGCCTGGCTTTAAGCCTTCTCCAAGGAGCCCGGTTCGAGTCGAAAGTCATCAGAAGTCGTCAATGAGTCGCTTCTTTGACGCTGAACCTGAAAAATCTGAAACGGGGCCTGCCCCATCTAAAGCAATCGACCTTCCCGTTGATCCAGAGCCTAttgttgttgaagaggagcaagaTCCCGCTAAGCTGCTTGAAGAACGTAAGAGGAAGCGAGAAGAGATCATGGCGAAATTCAAGACTACTGGTGGTAAGACCTCTGTCCCTGTCAGTCCCAAGATTGCTATAAACGATGTAACTGGTGGACCAGGGATGGAGAGTGTCACGAGCGGAGGTACTCGGACAGGCTGGCAAACTGGGATACAAAGCGGCAGAACGACTGCTACCG ATCAAGGTGCTACGCCACTCCTGAAACAGCTCGGTACAAGCTCTTCCAACCCAACTCCGATCCCTACCCACGAgccttctcttgcttctACCCCTCTGGGCCGAGATTTCGACCTCTCCAAGCAAGCATCTACTACTAATGATGTCACCATTCCTATAGAGACTAAGGTTGAGGGTGTGGGTGCGGACATGACGGTTTCAGCTGCTGACTATGATCCCACGCGCGAAGGTTTAGTTGATCATTCCAAGCGTCAGAAGGATTTGGGGATAATCAATTCCCAAGCTAAGGAGATTGCTGAGGGCGTTGGTGAACCCGTTCTcgtggaggatgatgagccAAAGGAGGACGAGTatgaagaagtggagaTCGAGgtagaagatgacgaagacgacgagTTTGATATGTTTGCAGCCTTTGGGggtgaagaaaaagaaaagaagatgaagaaggttgtCGTACGACGATTGAAGAATGGCGGGGAAGGGGCTAAACAGGATATCATTAAGAAACCCGCTAGCACAATTGCACCGGAAGTCGTGGACAATGTTGATGACTCGGATGGGTACTACAGGATTACTCCAGGAGAGATTTTGGATAATGGGAGGTATCAGGTGACGATCACCCTCGGCAAAGGAATGTTTTCGGCGGTAGTGAAGGCCAAAGTTCTGAAGGCATTTGGACAGGAGAGGAGGCAAGATgtggtggggaaggaggtggCTATCAAAGTCGTTAGGAGTCAAGAGAGCAT GTACATATCTGGACGGAAAGAATCCCAAATCCTCCAAAAACTCAATGACGCCGACCCAGAAGATAAGAAGCATATCCTACGTCTCGAACGCACATTTGAGCATCGAGGGCATCTCTGTATCGTCACCGAGAGTCTCAG CATGAATTTGCGGGACGTAATCAAACGCTTTGGTAAAGACGTCGGTCTCAACATGCGTGCGGTTCGAGCATACGCACATCAATTGTTCCTTGCTTTGTCGCTTATGCGTAAATGTGGGATTGTACATGCTGATGTGAAGCCTGATAACATTTTG GTCACGGAAAACAAGACGACATTGAAGGTCTGCGATTTGGGTTCTGCGGCTGAGATTACAGAAGGAGAAATCACCCCTTACCTCGTCTCCCGATTCTACCGTGCTCCTGAAATTA TTCTTGGTCTTCCCTATGATACAGCGATTGACATGTGGTCCATCGGCTGTACCCTATACGAGCTTTACACCGGCAAGATCCTCTTTCCCGGCAGGTCCAACAACCATATGTTGTTACTCATGATGGAGCTTAAGGGTAAGATCAACCATCGAATGATTAAAAAAGCAGCTTTCGGTACAATGCACTTTGATGAGTCGTTGAACTTTATCAGTATagagaaggacaagatAACAGG GCCTCAGGATGTCGCCAAGACAATGGTCATCAACTCGGCTTCAAAAGATCTTCGGTCCCGTCTCGTTCCCCCGTCGTCTGTTCagctgaagatgaaagacgATGAGTTGAAGCAGCTTCTGAGTCTGGTAGATCTGTTGGACAAATGTTTGCAGTTGGACCCTGCTAAAAGATTGACTCCGAGGGATGCCCTGTTGCATCCTTTTGTTGCGGGTCCTTAA
- a CDS encoding hypothetical protein (Match to EST gb|CF185121.1|CF185121), translating to MIMEIVAPRIEIRSAVFASSGSSVSFESSSRSGRYLIDLEGALPKAEKLALAFSGPGGAGELVVKITPGRMLRKRGWERIEVKTWITKSENQDLGYTAYQLLKEAPSGGNKHFIIIFSNFDTANFMSFIPDDTPLGNLTLPGTHQSCALYGFPISQCQQPSTPIEQQLLDGVRFLDVRLRVVDDQLLMYHGPRSQQSSLPVLLDALQSFLSSHLTETIILCLKEESPPFHPSFSALVYAAFENRLEKFWFLEERIPKLGEVRGKGMLMTRFNRDKDTENQWPNGMGIHPSRWPDSRIGGFDWNCGETQVRTQDWYRVKTFLQIPQKFQVIVRYLEPTLQPSPAYSPPFTLCYTTASYFPLSLPTIIAKGFGWPNWGLGIEGINARMCRVLLEWMAEGKRVRGCVPMDFYRQCAGKEGLAALLVQMNSMEW from the exons ATGATAATGGAAATAGTCGCCCCAAGGATTGAGATCAGATCAGCTGTTTTTGCCTCGTCAGGCTCTTCCGTCAGCTTCGAGTCGAGTTCCAGAAGCGGAAGGTATCTTATCGATCTAGAAGGTGCGTTACCTAAGGCCGAAAAGTTGGCCCTCGCTTTCAGCGGCCctggaggagcaggagagcTTGTTGTGAAGATTACTCCTGGACGGATGCTGCGGAAAAGGGGGTGGGAGAGAATCGAGGTCAAGACATGGATTACCAAAAGTGAAAATCAGGATCTGGGTTACACCGCTTATCAACTTCTA AAGGAAGCTCCTAGTGGAGGGAACAAGCATTTCATTATCATCTTCAGCAATTTTGATACAGCCAACTTCATGTCGTTTATTCCAGACGATACTCCCCTGGGCAACTTAACGTTACCTGGCACTCATCAATCTTGCGCTTTGTATGGCT TCCCTATTTCACAATGCCAGCAACCTAGTACACCAATAGAGCAACAGCTGCTGGATGGCGTACGTTTTCTGGATGTTCGACTCCGGGTAGTCGACGATCAGCTTTTGA TGTATCATGGTCCTCGCTCCCAAcaatcttcccttcccGTACTTTTAGATGCTCTccaatccttcctctcctctcatcTTACTGAGaccatcatcctctgtCTCAAGGAAGAGtctcctccatttcatccatccttttcaGCTCTGGTATACGCCGCTTTCGAAAACCGTCTAGAGAAATTTTGGTTTCTAGAAGAGCGAATACCCAAGCTTGGTGAAGtcagaggaaaagggatgTTGATGACGAGGTTCAATCGGGATAAAGATACTGAAAATCAATGGCCTAATGGGATGGGTATCCACCCTAGTAGATGGCCGGATTCGAGGATTGGAGGATTTGATTGGAATTGCGGGGAGACACAGGTCAGAACACAAGACTG GTACCGTGTCAAGActtttcttcaaatccCACAAAAATTTCAAGTA ATTGTCAGGTATCTTGAGCCGACACTTCAGCCTTCCCCCGCATATAGCCCACCATTCACCCTTTGCTACACTACAGCCTCTTATTTTCCCCTGTCGCTGCCCACAATCATTGCTAAAGGTTTCGGTTGGCCTAATTGGGGCCTAGGGATTGAAGGTATCAACGCTCGTATGTGTAGAGTTCTACTTGAGTGGATGGCAGAAGGTAAAAGGGTAAGAGGATGTGTACCTATGGACTTTTACAGACAGTGTGCTGGAAAGGAAGGCTTAGCAGCGCTGCTAGTTCAAATGAATTCTATGGAATGGTAG
- a CDS encoding hypothetical protein (Match to EST gb|CF185304.1|CF185304): MSYYQGCQTREHPIFPPFHFHKWRAVDDRVRGGSSVSHIAPVKIDVYGQVKNAPEHEGFGDENIWKGHNKGDKSLAARFWGNLDIKTLGGAGFASQAFLYGPYPLHLPRIKYEGIVISALPDPLQLSQANAPLFEKPMEFTFVIKTTPTSHIPKHPKVPPPPRSAKLIYEAHFILTQENNQGKTPGEQKFYFPWDDFKATYRGKEVKEDDPKWVPLDTSSIYEVSLMCRSGFGEQEGDFGVIVTGISAWEKEEKDQEEANCWQGVREWFRYVTGYDVGVKLEESDDEKQYAG, from the exons ATGAGCTATTATCAAGGTTGCCAGACAAGGGAACATCCCATATTTCCTCCCTTTCACTTCCACAAATGGAGAGCTGTAGATGACCGAGTGCGCGGCGGGTCGTCTGTTTCGCACATTGCCCCTGTCAAGATTGACGTCTACGGGCAGGTGAAGAATGCTCCTGAACATGAGGGGTTTGGAGATGAAAATATATGGAAGGGACACAATAAAGGCGACAAAAGCCTCGCAGCGAGATTCTGGGGAAATCTTG ACATCAAGACACTGGGAGGAGCTGGGTTTGCATCGCAGGCATTTCTGTATGGTCCTTACccgcttcatcttccccgaATCAAATACGAAGGCATCGTCatttctgctcttcctgACCCTCTTCAATTGTCCCAAGCCAATGCCCCCTTGTTCGAGAAACCAATGGAGTTTACCTTTGTGATTAAAACTACCCCAACCAGTCATATCCCCAAACACCCCAAAGTACCTCCTCCCCCACGTTCCGCGAAGCTCATTTATGAGGCACATTTTATCCTTACCCAAGAAAATAATCAGGGCAAAACTCCAGGGGAACAGAAGTTCTATTTCCCTTGGGACGATTTCAAAGCGACCTACAGGGGTAAggaagtcaaagaagatgaccCAAAATGGGTTCCGCTTGATACCTCTAGCATTTACGAAGTGAGCTTGATGTGCAGGAGTGGATTTGGTGAACAAGAAGGGGATTTTGGGGTGATCGTCACTGGCATTTCTGCttgggagaaagaagagaaggaccAGGAAGAGGCAAACTGCTGGCAAGGTGTAAGAGAGTGGTTTAGATATGTCACTGGATACGATGTAGGAGTGAAATTGGAGGAgtctgatgatgagaaaCAGTATGCGGGgtga
- a CDS encoding hypothetical protein (HMMPfam hit to APC8, Anaphase promoting complex subunit 8 / Cdc23, score: 39.9, E(): 6.5e-10; HMMPfam hit to TPR, TPR Domain, score: 123.0, E(): 7e-34), with protein MPADIPPDAKIKMANDLRKAIRELRDRGLMVAAKWASELLMSLPKEYRSTSNLVFSPPPQISSLPPRSPPGHARPSIGDFLPSPGPGAFAQAGPSRGRTMHGIEIEEEENVIEEDEFQLARGYFDLKEYDRVAWVLRDAQGSRAKFLRYYSMYLSADRKAQESLPHFLDTKEERLAFYPALSALLSELKKESDPYLIYLRGLCYMRLDRRPTAIKCFMDSVRLKPYNWSAWSQMAQLVSSADMFISLKEELPSTPMLTFFAINCMLDLHTATDLVMNMIKELLEIFPSSVHLKAQRALVYYHMRDFETAEEEFDAVQHLDPFRMEEVDIYSNMLYVMNKQAKLGKLAHEYAEIDRNRAEVCCLIGNYYSSRSDHTKAITYFKRSLMLNREYLPAWTLMGHEFVELKNSHAAIEAYRKAIDVNAKDYRAWYGLGQAYELLDMPMYAIEYYNQATSLRPYDCRMWTALATVYENLHRLPDAILAHTRALLGADRVQTMTILLKLASLHTTLDEIDKAVGYHRKVVALGEKSGLEVAEMAGSYLAVAEWEMRGVIQLQQREAREGKRLDRTNGDGDETMDGAEALKEADLALAAQYMERLAQTNAPQRDRAEELLRSLRVYEMRTVAAI; from the exons ATGCCGGCAGACATACCCCCAGATGCCAAGATAAAGATGGCGAACGATTTAAGAAAGGCCATAAGAGAGCTCAGGGATAGGGGTCTTATGGTCGCTGCAAAGTG GGCTTCTGAACTGCTCATGTCCTTACCGAAAGAATATCGGTCTACATCGAACTTAGTATTCAGCCCACCACCCCAAATTTCTTCGTTACCGCCACGCTCACCGCCAGGTCACGCCCGTCCATCCATAGGAGACTTCCTACCCTCTCCGGGTCCGGGCGCTTTCGCTCAAGCAGGACCGAGCCGCGGACGTACAATGCACGGTATAGAAatcgaggaggaagagaatgttattgaggaggacgagttTCAGTTGGCTAGGGGATATTTTGATCTGAAGGAATACGACCGGGTAGCATGGGTTCTGAGGGACGCCCAGGGAAGTCGTGCGAAATTCTTGAGATATTACTCAATGTATCTC TCTGCGGATAGAAAAGCACAAGAATCACTGCCACATTTCCTCGATACCAAAGAAGAACGTCTTGCTTTCTACCCTGCCCTCTCTGCTCTTTTATCAGAGCTCAAAAAAGAGAGCGACCCTTACCTGATCTATCTTCGTGGACTATGTTATATGCGTCTGGATAGACGCCCTACAGCGATTAAATGTTTTATGGACAGTGTAAGGCTCAAACCCTATAACTGGAGTGCATGGAGCCAGATGGCGCAACTGGTATCCTCAGCGGACATG TTTATTTCGCTAAAAGAGGAGCTACCCTCGACACCAATGCTTACCTTTTTCGCTATTAATTGCATGCTGGACCTTCACACTGCTACGGACCTCGTCATGAACATGATTAAGGAGCTACTGGAAATTTTCCCTTCCAGCGTACACCTTAAAGCTCAACGCGCACTGGTGTATTACCATATGCGAG ATTTTGAAAccgccgaagaagaattcgATGCTGTTCAACATTTGGATCCATTCAgaatggaagaagttgaCATTTACTCCAATATGCTGTATGTGATGAACAAGCAGGCCAAGCTTGGAAAGCTGGCGCATGAGTACGCAGAGATAGATAGGAATAGAGCTGAAGTGTGCTGCTTAATTG GTAACTACTATTCATCAAGATCTGATCATACCAAGGCAATCACCTATTTTAAACGCTCTCTCATGCTCAACCGAGAATATCTCCCCGCTTGGACTCTGATGGGGCATGAATTTGTTGAACTCAAAAACTCACACGCCGCTATCGAAGCTTACCGGAAAGCTATTG ATGTCAACGCAAAAGACTATCGAGCATGGTATGGTCTTGGCCAAGCATACGAATTACTTGATATGCCTATGTACGCCATTGAGTACTATAATCAAGCAACATCCCTCCGTCCGTATGACTGTCGAATGTGGACCGCTCTCGCGACTGTATACGAAAATCTCCACCGCCTTCCTGACGCCATCCTTGCGCACACCCGCGCTCTCCTGGGAGCCGATCGGGTCCAAACAATgaccatcctcctcaaatTGGCTTCTTTGCACACAACGTTGGATGAGATAGACAAGGCGGTCGGGTATCACCGAAAAGTAGTAGCACTAGGCGAGAAGAGTGGATTGGAGGTGGCAGAAATGGCTGGAAGTTATTTGGCAGTAGCAGagtgggagatgagaggtGTTATACAGCTTCAACAGAGGGAAGCGAGGGAAGGCAAAAGGTTAGATAGGACAAACGGGGATGGGGACGAAACTATGGATGGTGCAGAGGCATTGAAAGAGGCTGACTTAGCCCTCGCGGCGCAGTATATGGAGAGGCTGGCTCAGACAAATGCGCCGCAAAGGGATAGAGCAGAAGAGCTGTTGAGAAGTCTGAGGGTATACGAAATGAGGACGGTGGCGGCCATATAA